The following are encoded together in the Kwoniella europaea PYCC6329 chromosome 1, complete sequence genome:
- a CDS encoding adenylylsulfate kinase: protein MATNITFHPGSVTQDERDQLLNQKGATIWLTGLSASGKSTIATALEQHLLHKKLHAYRLDGDNIRFGLNKDLGFDQASRVENIRRIGEVSLLFSLSSTIAITAFISPYISDRELARTLHENHSPAIPFIEVYVDAPLDVVEQRDPKGLYKKARAGEIKDFTGISAPYEAPAKPEIHIRTDQVDVAGAVEIIVKYLEEKGLIPA from the exons ATGGCTACCAACATTACTTTCCACCCTG GCTCGGTCACTCAAGACGAACGAGATCAATTGTTGAACCAAAAGGGAGCTACTATCTGGTTGACTGGATTAAGTGCATCCGGAAAA TCCACGATTGCTACTGCCTTGGAACAACATCTGTTACACAAGAAATTACACGCTTATAGACTGGATGGTGATAACATCAGATTTGGATTGAACAAG GATCTTGGATTCGACCAAGCTTCAAGAGTAGAGAAC ATCCGAAGAATAGGCGAAgtctcccttctcttctctctctcatccACAATCGCCATAacagctttcatctctccataCATCTCCGACCGAGAGCTCGCCCGAACCTTACACGAGAACCACTCTCCGGCTATCCCTTTCATCGAAGTTTACGTGGATGCTCCTTTAGATGTGGTGGAGCAGAGAGATCCCAAGGGTTTGTACAAGAAGGCTAGGGCTGGTGaaatcaaag ACTTCACTGGTATCTCTGCACCATACGAGGCTCCCGCCAAGCCTGAAATCCACATCAGGACTGACCAAGTCGACGTTGCTGGCGCAGTAGAGATCATCGTCAAGTACCTCGAagagaaaggtttgatccCTGCTTAA